The window GACGCTGCCCGTGCTGATCTTCTTCCTCATCGTCCGGCGCCGCCTCGTCGCGGGTCTCGGAGGGGCGGTCAAAGATTGATTCCCAAGCCTTCTTCGGTACGGGTGGAGCCCGGCACCACCGTGGGTGCACTCGTCGACGCGCGTCTCGATCACGACCTCGCACCCGAGGGATATGTGCTGGAGCTCGCGCCCGAGGGCGTCGTCCTGCGGGGCGGTTCCGAGGCCGGCCTGTTCTACGGCCGGCAGACCCTCGATCGGCTGGGGTCGCCGGTGCCGTGCGGCCGGATCGAGGACGCGCCCCGGTTCACCTGGCGGGGTGTCCTGCTCGACGTGGCCCGGCACTTCATGCCCGTACCCGATGTGCTCAGGTTCGTTGATCTGATCGCCTTTCACAAGCTCAACGTGCTGCACCTGCATCTCACCGACGACCAGGGGTGGCGGATCGAGGTGCCGGCCTGGCCGCGGCTCACCTCGGTCGGCGCGTGGCGCTCGTCGACGATGCTCGGCTCCCGGATCCACGACCGCTACGACGATCAGCCGCACGGTGGCTTCTACACCACCGCCGACCTGCGGCGGATCGTCGAGTACGCGGCGCAGCGGCACGTCACCGTGGTGCCCGAGGTGGACATGCCCGGGCACATGCAGGCCGCCATCGCGGCGTACCCGGAGCTCGGCAACGGGTTCGACGGTCCGGTCCGGACCGGCTGGGGCATCTCCCGCCACGTCCTCAACCTGTCCGAGGCGACCCTGGACTTCTGCCGGCAGGTCCTCGACCACGTCTGCGACGTCTTCCCGTCCGAGGTCATCGGCATCGGCGGCGACGAGTGCCCGACCGACGAGTGGCCTGGCGGCCGCGAGCTGCAGGTCGACTTCACCGCGCGGATGGCCGCCCACCTGGCCGCCCGGGGCCGTCGTGTCTACGGCTGGGACGAGGTCCTGGCCGGTGGGGCACCGGACGGTGCGGTGATCGCCGCCTGGCGTGGCATCGAACCGGCCACTGTGGCGATCCGGGCCGGGCACCAGGTCGTCTGCTGCCCGGACGTGCACCTCTACCTCGACTACCGGCAGTCCGACGACCCGGGCGAGCCCACCCCGGTCGGCACGCTCCTCACCCTCGAGGACGTCTACGCCTACGAGCCGCCGGACTCCCCGCTCGTCCTCGGTGCCCAGGCGAACCTCTGGACCGAGCACATGGAGTCGCTGCGCCGGGTCGAGTACATGGCGTTCCCCCGGCTGTGCGCCCTGGCCGAGGTGCTCTGGGGGCCGGCTGAGCGCGACTTCGCCGACTTCGCCGCCCGCCTGCCCCGGCACCTGGAACACCTGGACGCGCTGGGCGTCGACTACCGCCCACTCACCGGGCCACGCCCGGAGCACGCCCGCCCGAACGCGCCCGGTCACCCCCGTGACCTCGTCGACCGTCTCGCCGAACTGCACGAGATGACCGCCGACCTGCGCGGCGAGCCGGGGTGACCGGAGCCCGGTCAGGGCAGCCGCGGCAGGAGGCGACGGGCCAGCCGCAGCGGCCGCCCGCTGACCATGCCGTCGCCCTCGCAGGACCAGACCTCGGACAGCACCGCCTGGACGAAACCCCACGCCAGCACCCGCTCACGCGGCATGCCGAGACCGTCGGCGAGCTGCTCGATCCGGGCCTCGACGGCGTTCAGGACGGTGTCGCCGGGCGCGTGCGGATCCGGGTTGTAGAGCATCGCGCCCACCTCGTACCCGGGATCGCCGACGACACCGTGCGGGTCGATCGCCAGCCACCGCTCCCGCTCGGCGGCCAGCACGTTGTCGTGGTGCAGGTCGCCGTGCAGCACCACCCGCCCGGTCGCGCTGGCACACAGTTCCTCGAAGAGCCCGGCGGCCCGTTCCACCAGGTGCCGGGGCAGCGGATCGTCACCCGGAAAACGCCGCAGGTGGTTACGGAACGACGCGATGCGGCCGGACAGCTCCGGCAGCGCGACCCCGTCCGGGGCGGGCCGGTGCAGCCGCCTGATCACCTCGATCAGTACCGCCGTCGCCGCCGGGTCGTCCGTGGGGGTCAGCGACGTGGCCGGGGTGCCCGGCCGGGCCTCCTCCAGCAGCAGCGCACCCCGCTCGTCGTCGCGGGCCAGCACCCGGATGGCCGCCCGCCCGCCGAAACACTCCAGCGCCGTGGCCTCGTCGGCGAGATGACCGCTCGCCGGCACACCCAGCTTCAACACGGCCGCGGTGCCGTCCGCCCGGCGGACCCGGCCGACCCAGTTCATGCTCAGTGGCAGCGGGCCGACCGGCGACAGCTCCCACTCCGTCATCAGCCGGTCGGCCAGGCCGGGCAGCTCCGACAACCACGCCCGCCCGGCGGCACCCCACGTCTGCTCGACGTTGCGGCGGAATCCGGCGGAGAGCGTGGTGTCGACCATGACGAGAAGTCTGACAACCGGAGGGCGATATGACGATCGACATGACCGTCGACTGGCGGAGCAAAGGCTTCTGGGCGCCGGACGGGCCGGTCGATCCACGGGGGCTCGGGCTGTTCGACGGCGGTTTCACCTGGCCGCTACTGGTGGTGCGCCGGGCGGCGGTGGAGGCCAACATCGCGACCATGGCCGCGTACTCCGGGCGGCACGGGTTCGACCTCGCACCACACGCCAAGACCACGATGGCGCCGGGGCTCCTGGCGGCCCAGACCGCGGCCGGGGCATGGGGGCTGACCGTGGCCACCCCGAACCAGGCGCTCGTGCTCCGGCGGCTCGGCATCGACCGGGTACTGATCGCCAACGAGGTCCTCGACCGGACGGCGCTGCGCTGGCTGGCCGCCGAGAGTGCCGCCGGGTGGGAGGCGTACTTCCAGGTCGACTCGCCGGCCGGGGTGGCCGCCGCGGCCGGGACCGGGGGGCCGCTACGGGTGCTCGTCGAGCTCGGCCACGACGGCGGGCGGACCGGGGTCCGGGGTCTCGACGAGCTGGAGGCGGTCGCCCGGGCGGTGGTCGCGGCCCCCGGGCTGGAGCTCGCCGGGGTGGCCGGCTACGAGGGGCAACTGCGTGATCAGGACGCCGTGGACGCGTACCTGGATCAGCTCGCCGAAGGCGTGCACCGGCTGGTCGCGGCCGGTCTGCTGCCCGGCCGGCCGATCGTCGCGGCCGGGGGCAGCGCCTGGTTCGACCGGGTCGTCGACCGTCTCGGCGGGCTCCGCGAGACGGCCCGGCTGATCCTGCGCAGCGGCGCCACGGTCAGCCACGACGACGGGTTCTACCGGGAGCGGACACCGTTCAACCGGGTACCCGGCGAGGGGTCGCTGGCGGCGGCGCTGGAGATCTGGGCCCAGGTGATCTCGGCGCCCGAGCCGGGCCTGGCCATCGCCGGGATGGGCAAACGCGACGCGCCGTTCGACGAAGGGCTGCCCGAGCCGCGGGAACTGCGCCGGGCCGACGGGCGGATCGAGCCGGCCACCGGGGTACGGGTGACGAAGCTCAACGACCACCACACCTACCTGACTGTGGAGGGCACGACCCTGACGCCCGGGGACCTGATCCGGTTCGGGATCTCGCACCCGTGCACCGCCTTCGACAAGTGGCGCGACATCCCGGTCGTCGACGAGGATCGGCGGGTCGTGGACGTGCTGCACACCTATTTCTAGGAGGCGCTGTGACCGACTTCCGGCTGGAGTTTCCAGGAGGCGCTGTGACCGACTTCCGGCTGGAGCGATGGGACGAACGGGCGCCGGAGCTCCAGCGTCGGGCGAACACCCCGCAGATGCAGGCGTTCCTCGCCGGGGTCGAGCCGGAGGAGGCTCTGGTCGCCCGGCACCGGCGGATCCTGGCGGGCATCGCCGACGGCACCACCGAGATGTTCCTGATCGTGGTCGGCGAGTCCGGGCCGGTCGGGTCGGTCGGCTACTGGGAGAAGGAGTGGCGGGGCGAACTCGTCTACGAGCTCGGCTGGAAGGTGCTGCCCGAGTTCCAGGGCCGGGGCCTGGCCGGGCGGGCGCTGGCCCGGACCCTGGCGCACGCGGCCGGCCAGGACCGGATCCGGTGGGGCCACGCCTTCCCACGGGTCGACAACGGGCCCTCCAACGCGCTCTGCCGCCGGACCGGGTTCGAGCTGCTCGGTGCGGTGGACTTCGAGTTCCCCAAGGGCAACCCGCTGCGGTGCCACGACTGGCGCCGCGATCTGACGACGGTGGTCACTGCGGCGGTCGGGTGAATCGTCGGCGGGATCGCCGTACTCGCGGGTGGTCGTCCCCTCGTGGGGGATGGCCCAGTGGATCGATGGTGTTTACGGTGATTGAGCGTCGAAAGAGCACTTCAACCGTCTGCGCCATGGGAGTCCGCCATGTCCGTATTCCGCGCAGCTCCCCGGGAACCCGCCGCCCACCGACCCGACCATCGGGTGCCCCATCAGCGCACCCCTGACCCGGGTTATCCGGACGGCCCGACCGAGCCGCTCGCCGCCGCCGAGGAGGGTCAGGCCGCCCGTGAACGTGCGGCGCGCGAGCGGGCCGCCCGGGGGAATGTGGCGCGGGACATCGTGGTCCCGACCGGACCGGTGCGGGCGCGGCGCCGACCCGGCGTGGTCGTGGCGGTGCTGTTCAGCCTGCTGGCGCTGCTCGCGTCGGGCGCCGCCGGCTGGTTCTCCTGGCGGGTACTGGAGACGACCCGGGCCGCCGCGACGCCCCGGCCGTCGTTCGCCCCGATGGCCTCGGAGCCGGTCCGCAGCCGGCCGCCGGAGCCCGAGCGCTACCCGGTGGCGTACGCCAAGGAGCCGCTCCGCCTGCAGGTGGCGTGTGCCGGCGTGCTGCACATGGACCTGGACGAACCTCGGGCCGACGCGGCCGAGGTGCTCGCCGATCTCCGCTACGACGGCGGCTGCGGGACCCGGCCGGCACAGCTCAGCCTCGGCGTGGGCGCGACCGGCGGGAGCCGCCAGGTGAGCGCCGACGCCGACGCGGCCGACTGTGACCGGGCGATCCGCACCGGCCCGCTCGGGCGGGGCCTGCAGGTGGAGGTCAAGGCCGGCACCGCGCTGTGTGTGCTCACCGCGGCGGCCCCGGCCGGCCTGGTCCTGGTGGAGATCATCGACGTCGGCGGCTCCGGCACCGCCGGCCTGCGTGCCACAGCCTGGCGGGTTCCCGAGGACCGGTGACCGGCCCGTGGCACGCGGCGCGGGGCGCTCCTGACAGAATGTCGGGTGCGCCCCGCGAACCCTGTTAAGGACGCGATCCCTGTTAGGAGACGTTTCCGTGATCCGTACCCATGACGCCGGCACTCTGCGCGCGAGCGACGCCGGCACGACGGTGACGCTCGCCGGGTGGGTCGCGCGTCGGCGCGACCACGGCGGTGTCATCTTCGTCGACCTCCGTGACGCCTCCGGCGTGGTCCAGGTCGTGTTCCGCGAGGAGGACGCGCACGCGCTGCGCAACGAGTTCTGTGTGAAGGTGGTCGGCGAGGTCAACGCCCGCCCCGCCGGTAACGAGAACCCGGAGCTGGCCACCGGCGAGATCGAGGTGGTCGCCGCCGAGCTGATCGTGCTCTCCGAGGCGGCTCCGCTGCCGCTGCCGGTCGACGACACCATCACCGCCTCCGACGACCTCCGCCTCAAGTACCGCTACCTGGACCTGCGGCGTTCCGGCCCGGCCAAGGCGCTGCGCCTGCGCAGCCGGGCCAACCAGATCGCCCGCGAGGTGCTGCACGCCCGCGACTTCAACGAGATCGAGACGCCGACGCTGACGCGCTCGACGCCGGAGGGCGCCCGCGACTTCCTGGTGCCGGTCCGTCTCCAGCCCGGTACCTGGTATGCGTTGCCGCAGTCCCCGCAGCTGTTCAAGCAGCTCCTGATGGTCGCCGGCATGGAGCGCTACTACCAGATCGCCCGCTGCTACCGCGACGAGGACTTCCGCGCCGACCGGCAGCCGGAGTTCACCCAGCTCGACATCGAGATGTCCTTCGTCACCCAGGAGGACATCATCGAGCTCGGCGAGGAGATCGTCGCCCGCCTGTGGAGCGAGCTCGCCGACTACCAGGTCCAGCTGCCGATCCCGCGGATCACCTGGACCGACGCGATGAACCGCTACGGCTCCGACAAGCCCGACCTGCGGTACGGCGTCGAGCTGGTCGAGCTGACCGATTACCTGCGTGGCACCGCGTTCCGGGTGTTCGCCGGTGCGATCGACGCCGGCGGCTACGTCGGTGCGGTGGTGATGCCGGGTGGCGCCGCGCAGACCCGTAAGGAGCTGGACGGCTGGCAGGACTGGGCGAAGGCCCGGGGCGCCCGCGGCCTGGCCTACGTGGTGCTGGACGCGGAGACCGGTGAGCCGAAGGGCCCGGTCGCGAAGAACCTGTCGCCCGAGCACCTGTCCGGCCTGGCCGACCAGGTCGGCGCGAAGCCGGGTGACGCGGTCTTCTTCGCCGCGGCGACCGAGCGTCGGGAGGCGCAGGAGCTGCTGGGCGCGGCCCGGATCGAGATCGCCAAGCGGGCGAACCTGATCGACGAGTCCGCCTGGGCGTTCTGCTGGGTGGTCGACGCGCCGATGTTCGAGAAGACGGACGAGGGTGGCTGGACCGCCGTGCACCACCCGTTCACCTCGCCGAACGAGGAGTGGATCGACAACTTCGAGTCGGCTCCGGACAAGGCGCTGGCGTACGCGTACGACATCGTGGTGAACGGCAACGAGATCGGCGGCGGCTCGGTCCGTATCCACCGCGGTGACGTGCAGAGCCGGGTGTTCGACCTGCTGGGCATCACGCCCGAGGAGGCCGCGGACAAGTTCGGCTTCCTGCTGGAGGCGTTCAAGTACGGCCCGCCGCCGCACGCCGGCATCGCGCTGGGCTGGGACCGGACGTGCATGCTGCTCAGTGGCAACGAGTCGATCCGTGAGGTGATCGCCTTCCCGAAGACGCGGGGCGGGTTCGACCCGCTGACCACCGCGCCGACCCCGATCACGGCGCAGCAGCGCCTGGAGGCGGGCATCGACGCGAAACCGAAGGCGGCGGCGGGCACGCCCGGCACCGACGGCCAGGCGGCGCCGGTCCAGCACTCCAACTAGTTCCACCGAGCAAGGCCGGCGACCCGGGTCGCCGGCCTTTTTCGTCGGCTCCATGCAAAGAAGTTGTGCATAGATTTTGTGCACAGTTATTGTTGATGCATGACGAGCGATGAGCGCATGACCGAGGTGCACCTGAGCTCCCGACAGATCCGGGTGCTCGCCCACCCCTTGCGGATCCGCCTGCTCGGGCAGTTGCGGCTGGACGGCCCGGCCACCGCCACCCGCCTGGCCGAGGCCCTCGAGACGAATACCGGCGCCACCAGCTACCACCTGCGCCAGCTCGCCGAGGCCGGCCTGGTCGTCGAGGAGGACCGACCCGGCAGCGGCCGGCAGCGCTGGTGGCGGGCCCTGCACCAGTTGTCCACCTGGCAGCGCAGCGACTACCCGGACGATCCGGATGCCGCCGCCGCCGTCGACTGGCTGGAGTCGTACCAGCTCAATCAGCTCGTCCGGCGGGTCGAGGCGTGGCGCCTGCGCGCGCCCGGCGAGTCCCCGGAGTGGCGTGATGTCGCCGGCATGGGTGACTACGCGCTCACTCTCGGCGCGGAGCAGCTACGCGAGATGCATGCCGATCTGGAGCAACTGATAGAAAATCATCGATCACGTGCGCTGGCTGATCCCCAGCCGGACGCGCGACCGGTGCTGTTCTTCTACGGCGCCATGCCCTATGTGGAGGAGGCGAAGTGACCGCGGCCCAGGTCCGATCCCGCTACCTGATCCTGCTGAGCCTGCGCTGGATGCCGGTCGGGCTGCTCATCCCGGTCCTGGTCCTGCTGCCACTGGGGCGAGGGCTGAGCATCGCCCAGATCGGTGCGGCCGTCGCCGTCCAAGGCGTCGTCGTGCTGATGCTGGAGCTGCCCACCGGCGGGCTGGCCGACGCGCTCGGCCGACGACCGGTGCTGCTCGCCGCCGGCCTGGTCAACCTGGCCGCGCTCACCCTGTTCGTGGTCGCCGACACGGTCGCCCTGCTCGCGGTCTCCTATCTGCTCCAGGGCGTCTACCGCGCGCTGGACAGCGGGCCGCTGGAGTCCTGGTTCGTCGACCAGTCCCTGGCCGCCGACCCGGAAGCCGACATCGAGGGCGGACTGAGCCGCGGTGAGGTCGCGTGCAGCCTGGCGATGGCGGGTGCGGCCCTGGCCAGTGGCGGCCTGGTCTGGCTCGGGCCGCTCGGGGCGGTGAGCGCTCTGGCCGTACCCGTGCTGGCCGCCCTTGGTCTGAGCCTGCTCAGCACGATCGCCGTGGCGCTGCTGATGACCGAGGATCGCCCCGCTCGCGGAAAGGCCGCATTCGTGGCCTCGCTCCGTGGTGTGCCGGTGGCGATCCGTGGCGCGCTGGGTCTGGCCCGGCGCTCGCGGGTGGTGCAGGCGCTGGTCGGGGTGGAGTTCCTGTGGAGTTTCGGCATGGTCACCTTCGAGAAACTGATGCCGGTGCGGCTCAGTGAGGTGACCACCGCGGCCGGCCCGCTGCTGGGTCCGGTCAGCTCGGCCGCCTGGGGCGCGTCCGCGGCCGGAGCCGCCCTCGCGCCGCTGCTCATCCGCCGGGTCGGCGCCCGCTGGGCCGGATTCACGCTGCGGATCACGCAGGGACTGACAGTCGCCGGGATGGGCCTGTTCGCCGGACCGGTCGGGGTGATCGGCGCGTTCCTGATCTGCTACGCCGTGCACGGCGCGGCCAATCCGGTGCACTCCGGGCTGCTGCACCGGCAGGCCGAGGGGCCGTACCGGGCGAGCCTGCTCTCGCTCAACTCGATGGTCGCCGCACCGGGCTTCGCGATCGGCGCGGTCGTCCTCACCGCGGTCGCCGCCGGCGCGGGCACCACCGTCGCGATCCTCGCCGGAGCGGTCGTGCTGGCCGCCGCGGCTCCGCTCTATCTGGTGAAATCGAAGACCGTGTTTCGGGAGCCCTCCCATTCGGGTACCAGCGAGTCACTGGCTCTCTGACACCCCCCGGAGGAACCGATGCTCGCCATCGCCGCCGCCGTAGTCTTCGGCATCTACCTGCTCGCCGACCTGCTCGACACCAACTTCGGCGCCCCCGACCTGTTCAACTTCTCCACCATGGCCTCGCTCGGCCTGCTGCTGCTCGCCCTCTACCTGGCGGGCATCGGCAGCGGCCCGCGCGCCGGTGCGGGCAACGGCTCCGGCCGCCGCTTCTACGGCCGCCGCCCGGGCCGCGGCTGACCGCCCCGGCCCTCCGGCTACTCCGGCCCGCCCTTCCCCCGGGGGCGGGCCGGAGGTGTTTTCCGCCACTCTCGGTGAGGCTGTCGTTGCTGCTCGAAGGTTATCCACAGGACGGAAGGCGGCGTTTCGGATCAGGTCCGGATGGCCGGTACTGTCGGTCGTGATGGAAACGGACGGGCTCTTCTCCCTCGCACCGCCGGACGCACGGGCAGCGGCTCCGGCCGATGCCGCGACGGCCGGTTTCGGGCGGCCGGCCGGCGACGCGCCGCTGCCGGTGCGGATGCGTCCCGTCACCCTTGACGAGCTGATCGGCCAGGAGCACCTGCTCGCCCCCGGCGCTCCACTGCGCCAGCTGGTCACCGGCGCCAGCCCGATGTCGGTGATCCTCTGGGGCCCGCCCGGCACCGGCAAGACCACCATCGCGCATCTGGTGGCCAACGCCACCGACCGCAAGTTCGTCGCGATGTCCGCGCTGACCGCCGGGGTCAAGGACGTGCGCGCGGTGATCGACACGGCCCGGCGTGAGCGGCGTTATGGCGGGCCGCCGACCGTGCTGTTCATCGACGAGGTGCACCGCTTCAGCAAGACCCAGCAGGATTCGCTGCTTGCCGCCGTCGAGGACCGGACGGTCACTCTGCTCGCGGCGACCACCGAAAACCCGTACTTCTCGGTCATCTCGCCCCTGCTCTCCCGCTGCGTGCTGCTCACCCTCCAGTCCCTCGGCGAGGAGCACGTCCGCGACCTGCTCCGCCGCGCGACCACCGACGAGCGCGGCCTGGGCGGCGCCGTCACCCTTACCGCAGATGCCGAGGACCATTTGGTACGGCTGGCGAACGGCGACGTCCGCAAAGCCCTGACCGCCCTCGAAGCCGCGGCCGGATCGGCACTCGCGCAGGACGTCACCGAGATCGATCTCGCCACGGCGGAGAAAGCCGTCGACGTGGCCGCCGTCCGCTACGACCGTGACGGCGACGCGCACTACGACGTGATCAGCGCGTTCATCAAGAGCATGCGCGGCAGCGACCCCGACGCGGCCCTGCACTACCTGGCCCGGATGCTCGTCGCCGGTGAGGACCCGCGGTTCATCGCCCGGCGCATCGTCATCTTCGCCAGTGAGGACGTCGGCATGGCCGATCCGCAGGCGCTGCTCGTGGCGACCGCGGCCGCCCAGGCCGTGCAGAGCGTCGGGTTGCCCGAGGCCGGGCTCAACCTGGCCCACGCCGTCGTGCACCTGGCCACCGCGCCCAAGTCCAACAGCGTCACGGTCGCCCTCGGCGAGGCGATGGCCGACGTCCGCGCCGGTCGCGGCGGTCCGGTCCCGCCTCACCTGCGTGACGCGCACTATCCGGGGTCACGTGGTCTCGGTCACGGCCGGGGCTACCGCTACCCGCACGACGATCCACGCGGTGTGGTCCGCCAGCAGTATGTCCCCGACGATCTGGTCGGTACCGACTACTATCGGCCGACCGATCATGGCGCCGAACGCGCCGTCGGTGAACGGGTGCCGCGACTTCGCCGGATCGTGCGAGGCCTCGGCCCCACGACGCGGACACCGGCGAACGGGCCGGTCACCGCTTCGGTGAGTACGGCGGACCGCGCGGCGGGTGGTGCTCGGGCCGCGGATGAGTCATCGTCTTCGGCGGACTCGTCACCGGGCGGTTCGGCCGGGAACGGACCGGGCGAATCG of the Actinoplanes sichuanensis genome contains:
- a CDS encoding replication-associated recombination protein A, producing METDGLFSLAPPDARAAAPADAATAGFGRPAGDAPLPVRMRPVTLDELIGQEHLLAPGAPLRQLVTGASPMSVILWGPPGTGKTTIAHLVANATDRKFVAMSALTAGVKDVRAVIDTARRERRYGGPPTVLFIDEVHRFSKTQQDSLLAAVEDRTVTLLAATTENPYFSVISPLLSRCVLLTLQSLGEEHVRDLLRRATTDERGLGGAVTLTADAEDHLVRLANGDVRKALTALEAAAGSALAQDVTEIDLATAEKAVDVAAVRYDRDGDAHYDVISAFIKSMRGSDPDAALHYLARMLVAGEDPRFIARRIVIFASEDVGMADPQALLVATAAAQAVQSVGLPEAGLNLAHAVVHLATAPKSNSVTVALGEAMADVRAGRGGPVPPHLRDAHYPGSRGLGHGRGYRYPHDDPRGVVRQQYVPDDLVGTDYYRPTDHGAERAVGERVPRLRRIVRGLGPTTRTPANGPVTASVSTADRAAGGARAADESSSSADSSPGGSAGNGPGESAQVGSAGVGSAGVDSVGGGSVGGDSAGGGSVTEAGDSSATGTVSVSDAGGASDAGTGSADPAGSGDGAAVVAGSGPVAGGAGSSDDSGDSAGKEQR
- a CDS encoding aminoglycoside phosphotransferase family protein, yielding MVDTTLSAGFRRNVEQTWGAAGRAWLSELPGLADRLMTEWELSPVGPLPLSMNWVGRVRRADGTAAVLKLGVPASGHLADEATALECFGGRAAIRVLARDDERGALLLEEARPGTPATSLTPTDDPAATAVLIEVIRRLHRPAPDGVALPELSGRIASFRNHLRRFPGDDPLPRHLVERAAGLFEELCASATGRVVLHGDLHHDNVLAAERERWLAIDPHGVVGDPGYEVGAMLYNPDPHAPGDTVLNAVEARIEQLADGLGMPRERVLAWGFVQAVLSEVWSCEGDGMVSGRPLRLARRLLPRLP
- a CDS encoding MFS transporter yields the protein MPVGLLIPVLVLLPLGRGLSIAQIGAAVAVQGVVVLMLELPTGGLADALGRRPVLLAAGLVNLAALTLFVVADTVALLAVSYLLQGVYRALDSGPLESWFVDQSLAADPEADIEGGLSRGEVACSLAMAGAALASGGLVWLGPLGAVSALAVPVLAALGLSLLSTIAVALLMTEDRPARGKAAFVASLRGVPVAIRGALGLARRSRVVQALVGVEFLWSFGMVTFEKLMPVRLSEVTTAAGPLLGPVSSAAWGASAAGAALAPLLIRRVGARWAGFTLRITQGLTVAGMGLFAGPVGVIGAFLICYAVHGAANPVHSGLLHRQAEGPYRASLLSLNSMVAAPGFAIGAVVLTAVAAGAGTTVAILAGAVVLAAAAPLYLVKSKTVFREPSHSGTSESLAL
- a CDS encoding GNAT family N-acetyltransferase — its product is MTDFRLERWDERAPELQRRANTPQMQAFLAGVEPEEALVARHRRILAGIADGTTEMFLIVVGESGPVGSVGYWEKEWRGELVYELGWKVLPEFQGRGLAGRALARTLAHAAGQDRIRWGHAFPRVDNGPSNALCRRTGFELLGAVDFEFPKGNPLRCHDWRRDLTTVVTAAVG
- a CDS encoding beta-N-acetylhexosaminidase; translation: MGALVDARLDHDLAPEGYVLELAPEGVVLRGGSEAGLFYGRQTLDRLGSPVPCGRIEDAPRFTWRGVLLDVARHFMPVPDVLRFVDLIAFHKLNVLHLHLTDDQGWRIEVPAWPRLTSVGAWRSSTMLGSRIHDRYDDQPHGGFYTTADLRRIVEYAAQRHVTVVPEVDMPGHMQAAIAAYPELGNGFDGPVRTGWGISRHVLNLSEATLDFCRQVLDHVCDVFPSEVIGIGGDECPTDEWPGGRELQVDFTARMAAHLAARGRRVYGWDEVLAGGAPDGAVIAAWRGIEPATVAIRAGHQVVCCPDVHLYLDYRQSDDPGEPTPVGTLLTLEDVYAYEPPDSPLVLGAQANLWTEHMESLRRVEYMAFPRLCALAEVLWGPAERDFADFAARLPRHLEHLDALGVDYRPLTGPRPEHARPNAPGHPRDLVDRLAELHEMTADLRGEPG
- the aspS gene encoding aspartate--tRNA ligase: MIRTHDAGTLRASDAGTTVTLAGWVARRRDHGGVIFVDLRDASGVVQVVFREEDAHALRNEFCVKVVGEVNARPAGNENPELATGEIEVVAAELIVLSEAAPLPLPVDDTITASDDLRLKYRYLDLRRSGPAKALRLRSRANQIAREVLHARDFNEIETPTLTRSTPEGARDFLVPVRLQPGTWYALPQSPQLFKQLLMVAGMERYYQIARCYRDEDFRADRQPEFTQLDIEMSFVTQEDIIELGEEIVARLWSELADYQVQLPIPRITWTDAMNRYGSDKPDLRYGVELVELTDYLRGTAFRVFAGAIDAGGYVGAVVMPGGAAQTRKELDGWQDWAKARGARGLAYVVLDAETGEPKGPVAKNLSPEHLSGLADQVGAKPGDAVFFAAATERREAQELLGAARIEIAKRANLIDESAWAFCWVVDAPMFEKTDEGGWTAVHHPFTSPNEEWIDNFESAPDKALAYAYDIVVNGNEIGGGSVRIHRGDVQSRVFDLLGITPEEAADKFGFLLEAFKYGPPPHAGIALGWDRTCMLLSGNESIREVIAFPKTRGGFDPLTTAPTPITAQQRLEAGIDAKPKAAAGTPGTDGQAAPVQHSN
- a CDS encoding alanine racemase, with product MTIDMTVDWRSKGFWAPDGPVDPRGLGLFDGGFTWPLLVVRRAAVEANIATMAAYSGRHGFDLAPHAKTTMAPGLLAAQTAAGAWGLTVATPNQALVLRRLGIDRVLIANEVLDRTALRWLAAESAAGWEAYFQVDSPAGVAAAAGTGGPLRVLVELGHDGGRTGVRGLDELEAVARAVVAAPGLELAGVAGYEGQLRDQDAVDAYLDQLAEGVHRLVAAGLLPGRPIVAAGGSAWFDRVVDRLGGLRETARLILRSGATVSHDDGFYRERTPFNRVPGEGSLAAALEIWAQVISAPEPGLAIAGMGKRDAPFDEGLPEPRELRRADGRIEPATGVRVTKLNDHHTYLTVEGTTLTPGDLIRFGISHPCTAFDKWRDIPVVDEDRRVVDVLHTYF
- a CDS encoding ArsR/SmtB family transcription factor, with protein sequence MTSDERMTEVHLSSRQIRVLAHPLRIRLLGQLRLDGPATATRLAEALETNTGATSYHLRQLAEAGLVVEEDRPGSGRQRWWRALHQLSTWQRSDYPDDPDAAAAVDWLESYQLNQLVRRVEAWRLRAPGESPEWRDVAGMGDYALTLGAEQLREMHADLEQLIENHRSRALADPQPDARPVLFFYGAMPYVEEAK